The Prochlorococcus sp. MIT 0603 genome includes a region encoding these proteins:
- a CDS encoding S1C family serine protease, whose amino-acid sequence MLRGYTYSAGGCGLLTCTYQRSSYNDLPDVIELFVASKSFRLYGDSGEFQLPQSFVELIKKSNENTEVNLKLKGSSGAVIPIGSGTISSLKQLYTKGIKSWTRPEFKISRTKVSKNAISIEKIAENTLQSVVMLKNERGLGSGFLINNKGLIVTNRHVVAGGDKKFQIVAQGGIKANGKVVYVDRKLDFALVSSEGMKRTKPLPLCYADYPTPGQAVVALGSPSGLAGTVTTGIVSAIRYPAGKLEGVAPSYVTLIQTDAAISPGNSGGPLVNSRGEVVGVNTFNYLGAGGKGQNLNFAVSIVDILRAVDAVAPEESKEINWLPKWLNLFQTETNRCGNFI is encoded by the coding sequence ATGCTGCGAGGATATACCTATTCAGCTGGAGGATGTGGGCTTTTAACTTGTACATATCAAAGGTCATCTTACAATGATTTACCAGATGTTATAGAGCTATTTGTTGCTAGTAAAAGTTTTAGATTATATGGAGATAGTGGCGAATTCCAATTACCTCAATCTTTTGTAGAATTAATAAAAAAAAGCAATGAAAATACTGAAGTCAATTTAAAATTAAAAGGGAGCAGTGGTGCTGTCATCCCAATAGGTAGTGGAACAATATCTTCATTAAAGCAACTTTATACTAAAGGGATAAAATCATGGACAAGGCCAGAGTTTAAAATATCAAGAACAAAAGTTAGCAAGAATGCAATTTCAATTGAGAAAATCGCAGAAAATACACTTCAATCAGTAGTAATGCTAAAAAACGAAAGAGGCCTAGGAAGTGGTTTCTTAATTAATAACAAAGGACTTATCGTGACTAATAGACATGTTGTTGCTGGAGGAGATAAGAAGTTTCAGATAGTTGCTCAAGGAGGAATAAAAGCCAATGGAAAGGTTGTATATGTAGATAGAAAGTTGGATTTTGCTTTGGTTAGCTCTGAAGGTATGAAGAGAACTAAACCACTTCCTTTATGCTATGCGGACTATCCAACTCCAGGACAAGCAGTTGTTGCATTAGGTTCCCCAAGTGGACTTGCAGGAACAGTTACCACAGGAATAGTTAGTGCCATTAGATACCCTGCAGGCAAACTAGAAGGTGTTGCACCTAGTTATGTAACTTTAATTCAAACAGATGCAGCAATAAGCCCTGGCAATAGTGGAGGCCCACTCGTCAATTCAAGAGGAGAAGTTGTAGGAGTTAATACATTTAATTATCTTGGAGCAGGAGGGAAAGGGCAGAATCTAAACTTTGCTGTTTCTATTGTAGATATCCTTAGAGCAGTTGATGCAGTTGCCCCAGAAGAAAGCAAAGAGATTAATTGGTTGCCTAAGTGGCTTAATCTCTTTCAGACAGAGACTAATAGATGTGGAAACTTTATATAA
- the glyQ gene encoding glycine--tRNA ligase subunit alpha yields MYFQDIISKLNAFWSKQGCLLLQPYDTEKGAGTMNPHTVLRAIGPEPWAVAYPEPCRRPTDGRYGDNPNRAQHYYQYQVLIKPSPDEIQETYLSSLKELGIRQEEHDIRFVEDNWESPTLGAWGVGWEVWLDGMEVTQFTYFQQCGGLDCRPVSIEITYGLERIAMFLQSVESIWDLKWNNSYSYGDIWLSFEKANCKFNFEDSNPDTLNKLFDLYELEAQSLISNQLALPALDYVLKCSHTFNLLEARGVISVTERTATISRIRNLARKVAELWLEERKSMGFPLLGTCPGD; encoded by the coding sequence GTGTACTTTCAGGACATAATTTCAAAATTGAATGCCTTTTGGAGCAAACAAGGCTGTCTTTTACTGCAACCTTACGACACTGAGAAGGGTGCAGGAACAATGAATCCTCATACTGTTTTAAGAGCAATTGGGCCAGAACCTTGGGCTGTTGCATACCCTGAGCCATGCAGAAGACCAACTGATGGAAGATATGGCGATAATCCCAATAGAGCTCAACATTATTATCAATACCAAGTTCTTATAAAGCCTTCACCAGATGAAATCCAAGAGACATATCTCTCATCTCTTAAAGAGCTAGGCATTAGGCAAGAAGAACATGACATTCGATTTGTAGAAGACAATTGGGAGTCTCCTACACTTGGGGCATGGGGTGTTGGATGGGAAGTTTGGTTAGACGGCATGGAAGTTACACAATTCACTTATTTTCAACAATGCGGGGGACTTGATTGTCGTCCAGTCTCAATAGAAATCACTTATGGCTTAGAAAGGATTGCTATGTTTCTTCAAAGTGTTGAAAGCATTTGGGATTTAAAATGGAATAATTCATATAGTTATGGCGATATTTGGCTATCTTTTGAAAAAGCAAATTGCAAATTCAATTTTGAAGATTCCAATCCTGACACTTTAAATAAATTGTTTGACTTATATGAATTAGAGGCTCAATCTCTAATATCTAATCAATTAGCTTTGCCAGCTCTAGACTATGTTTTAAAATGTAGCCATACGTTCAATCTTTTAGAGGCAAGAGGGGTTATTTCAGTAACTGAAAGAACAGCAACAATTTCCCGTATTCGCAATTTAGCGCGCAAAGTTGCAGAGTTATGGCTTGAAGAAAGAAAAAGCATGGGATTCCCTCTTTTAGGGACTTGCCCAGGAGATTAA